The Kribbella shirazensis genomic interval GCTCGCCGAGCTCGGCCCGATCGGGACGCTGTCGTGCGAGTTCTACAAGGCGCCGCGCTTCGGCGGGTTCCGCGAGCGGATGGCCGAGCCGCTCCTGGTCGACATGGCGATCCACCAGTTCGACCTGTCCCGCAAGCTGATCGGCTCCGAGCCGGTGTCGGTGTACTGCGACTCGTACAACCCGTCCTGGAGCTGGTTCGACGGCAACGCCGCCGCGTCCGCGATCTTCACGTACGCCGACGGCACCCGCTTCGCCTTCACCGGAAGCTGGTGCGCCCCGGGCCTGGAAACGTCCTGGAACGGCCGCTGGCGCGCCAGCACCCCCGGCGGTACGGCGACCTGGGACGGCGACAACCCGCCCGTCGCCGAACTCGCCTCCGGTGAAGCGCTGCCCGCGGTCATGGCCGACGAGCCGGAGGAGATCGCCGGCTCGCTCGTGGAGTTCGTCGACGCGGTCCGTACGTCGGCGAGCCCACAGTCCGAGGTCCACTCCAACGTCATCAGCCTCGCGATGGTGGAATCCGCGGTCCGCTCGGCCAACACCGGCGCACCGGTCCGGATCGCCGACGTCATCACCGACGCCTACACCGAGGCCCTGTCCACCACGCAGAATCCGGACCTGCTCGCCGCGCTGAAGTCCTGGACCAGCCCGCTCACCGCGGTCGGCCTGAAACCCTGACCAACTCCTTGTGTTCCGCAATCTGCAACGGGGCGGTGCGAACATTGCGCTTGCCGCAATGGCCGCACCGCCCGTTGACTGGAGCCCATGAAGAGTTCGGTGTTTCGGGTCGAGGACATGCACGTGCCGGGCGGCACGGAATCCATCGTGCGCGGCGGGCGGGACCTGTTTCCGCTGTTGCCGAAAGCGTTGTCCGGCGTGCGGCGGATCGGCGTACTGGGCTGGGGGCCGCAGGGACGCGCCCAGGCACTGAACCTGCGGGACTCGCTCGCCGGGACCGGCATCACCGTTTCCGTGGGGCTGCGGCCGGGCTCGCGGTCCGCCGAGGAGGCGCGGGCGGAGGGCTTCAGTGAGGCGGACGGCACGCTGGGGGACTGGCTCGAGGTCGCGGCCGCGGTAGATCTGGTGATCCTGCTGATCGCCGACGCGGCCCTGGCGGCGCACCACGAGGAGATCTTCGCGGTCCTGAAGCCCGGCGCGACCATTGGCCTGTCCCACGGTTTCCTGCTCGGTCACCTGACCGCGATCGGCAGCGCTTTCCCGGAAGGTCATCCGGTGATCGCGGTGTGCCCGAAGGGCATGGGCGATTCGGTACGGCGCCTGTACCAGCAGGGCGCGACGGTCAACGGGGCCGGGATCAACGCGAGCGTCGCCGTCCACGCCGACCCGGACGGGCACGCGTGGGACCGGGCGCTCGCCTGGTCGGTCGGACTCGGATCGCCGTACACGTTCGCGACCACACTGGCCGACGAGTACCGCTCGGACATCGTCGGTGAGCGGGCGATCCTGCTCGGCGCGGTGCACGGCCTGGTCGAGGCGCTCTACCGGCACTTCCGGATCGAGGGTGCGGACCCGGTGGCGGCGTACGAGCGCTCGACCGAGGCGGTCACCGGGCCGATCGCGCGGATCATCTCCGACTCCGGTCTCGCGGCGGTCCGGACGGCGAGCGGTGACGAGGACCTGTTCGACCGGGCGTACTCCGCGGCGTACCGGCCGGCCCGGGACCTGGTCGCGGAGATCTACGACGAAGTTGCCGACGGCACCGAACTGCGCAGCGTGATCCTCGCCGAACGCCGTCTCGCCAGCCGGCCGATGACCGAGATCGGCGGCAGCCCGATGTGGTCGCACAGCGCCGAGGTCCACGCCCGCCGCGGGACCTCGCCGGCCGTCGTCGATCCACTGACCGCGGGGTTGTTCGTGGCGACGATGACGGCGCAGGTCGACGAGTTCGCCGAGCGGGGCCACGCCTGGTCGGAGATCGTCAACGAGTCGGTGATCGAGGCGGTGGACTCGCTGCTGCCGTACATGCACGCCCGCGACGTCGCCTACATGGTCGACAACTGCTCCCGGACCGCACGCCTCGGCACCCGGCGCTGGGGCCCGCGCTTCCAGGCGGCGTACGAACAGATCGCACTACCGCACGTGGATCAGCCCGCCGACCCCGCACTGATCAAGAGTTTCCTCGACAACCCCGCCCACGACGCCCTGGCCGCGGCGGCGGAACTCCGACCGTCGGTCGACATTTCCGTTTGAGGGCATGGCTGGCACCCCCACGCCGTTGCCCTAGCCTAGGCGCCATGACGCCCCCTCCCACGACGCGGTCACGGCTGGTTCCGATGCAGCCGCGTGACCCGCACGAGCCCGGCCGGACCGCGTCCACGCTGGAGTTGTTCTTCGACCTGGTGTTCGTCGTCGCGGTCAGCGTCGCGGCGGCCCACCTTCATCACGCGCTGTCCGAGAAGCACGTCGCGGAGGGCCTGCTGTCCTACGGGATGGTGTTCTTCGCGATCTGGTGGGCGTGGATGAACTTCACCTGGTTCGCCACCTCCTTCGCCACCGACGACTGGCTGTACCGGGTACTCACGATCGTCCAGATGGGCGGCGTTCTGGTGCTGGCCGCCGGGGTCGAGCCGGTCTTCGCCGACCGCGACTTCACCGTGGTGGTGATCGGGTACGTCGTGATGCGGGTCGCCATGATCGCGCAATGGCTTCGGGCGTCCCGCTCGGGCGGCGTGAGCCGGCAGGCGGCGTTGCGGTACGCGGGCGGGATCGCCGTCGTGCAGGTGCTGTGGCTGACCACGCTCGCGATGTCCGGAACCGTGGTGGTCGTCGCCTGG includes:
- a CDS encoding Gfo/Idh/MocA family protein; the encoded protein is MPEPLRLLQVGAGGMGRAWLRTIAANPDVQLVGLVDLDLDVARAAADDNGHHDVPVATSIEELAVQFEAVIDVTVPVAHPKVSVEALLGGVPVLCEKPLAETVRECLQMVAASEVSGKLLMVSQSRRYFRAVNAFQRQLAELGPIGTLSCEFYKAPRFGGFRERMAEPLLVDMAIHQFDLSRKLIGSEPVSVYCDSYNPSWSWFDGNAAASAIFTYADGTRFAFTGSWCAPGLETSWNGRWRASTPGGTATWDGDNPPVAELASGEALPAVMADEPEEIAGSLVEFVDAVRTSASPQSEVHSNVISLAMVESAVRSANTGAPVRIADVITDAYTEALSTTQNPDLLAALKSWTSPLTAVGLKP
- a CDS encoding ketol-acid reductoisomerase; the encoded protein is MKSSVFRVEDMHVPGGTESIVRGGRDLFPLLPKALSGVRRIGVLGWGPQGRAQALNLRDSLAGTGITVSVGLRPGSRSAEEARAEGFSEADGTLGDWLEVAAAVDLVILLIADAALAAHHEEIFAVLKPGATIGLSHGFLLGHLTAIGSAFPEGHPVIAVCPKGMGDSVRRLYQQGATVNGAGINASVAVHADPDGHAWDRALAWSVGLGSPYTFATTLADEYRSDIVGERAILLGAVHGLVEALYRHFRIEGADPVAAYERSTEAVTGPIARIISDSGLAAVRTASGDEDLFDRAYSAAYRPARDLVAEIYDEVADGTELRSVILAERRLASRPMTEIGGSPMWSHSAEVHARRGTSPAVVDPLTAGLFVATMTAQVDEFAERGHAWSEIVNESVIEAVDSLLPYMHARDVAYMVDNCSRTARLGTRRWGPRFQAAYEQIALPHVDQPADPALIKSFLDNPAHDALAAAAELRPSVDISV